Proteins encoded together in one Quercus lobata isolate SW786 chromosome 3, ValleyOak3.0 Primary Assembly, whole genome shotgun sequence window:
- the LOC115981745 gene encoding protocadherin-15-like, with translation MDPIILLVLASLFIHPLSLIAQPTNLISRITVVGVVYCDICSSNTFSRHSYFLPGADVQIQCKFKANSPKTTEQITFSVNRTTNKHGVYNLEIPTVDGVNCVEGLAVTTLCQVSLIRSSSAACNVPVLKTTSNVISVKSKQDNLCIYNLNALSYRPLKKNDTLCGNQQEFSRSLNASKCFLPYFPPYGFPLPPLPQFPFPPLPPLPPLPFPPLPPFSSLPFPPLPPFPSLPFPFPRLPPFPPTPSLFSPPPPPAFNIRDPRTWIPNFPSLSPPPPPTFNLGDPKTWIPYIPPSPSKNPQNQNP, from the exons ATGGATCCAATAATTCTCCTTGTTCTTGCATCTCTCTTCATTCATCCACTTTCTCTAATAGCTCAACCAACAAATCTCATCTCTCGGATTACTGTAGTGGGTGTTGTTTATTGTGATATCTGTTCCAGCAACACTTTCTCAAGACACAGCTACTTCTTGCCAG GTGCGGATGTTCAAATACAATGCAAATTCAAAGCGAACTCACCCAAAACCACAGAACAGATCACATTCTCAGTCAACAGAACAACAAATAAGCATGGAGTATATAACCTGGAAATACCAACTGTTGATGGCGTAAACTGTGTAGAAGGATTAGCAGTAACAACATTATGCCAAGTAAGTTTAATAAGGAGCTCATCTGCAGCCTGCAACGTGCCAGTTTTGAAGACAACGTCAAATGTGATTTCAGTCAAGTCTAAGCAAGACAATCTCTGTATATACAACTTGAATGCACTGAGTTACAGGCCATTGAAGAAGAATGATACTCTATGTGGAAATCAGCAGGAATTTTCAAGATCTTTGAATGCCTCAAAGTGCTTTCTTCCTTACTTCCCACCATATGGATTCCCTCTACCTCCTTTGCCTCaatttccattccctccattgcCACCACTCCCTCCATTACCCTTTCCTCCTCTACCACCTTTTTCATCACTACCCTTTCCTCCACTACCACCTTTTCCATCTTTGCCCTTCCCATTCCCAAGACTCCCTCCTTTTCCTCCAactccctctcttttttccccACCTCCTCCACCTGCATTTAATATAAGAGACCCAAGAACTTGGATACCTAATTTCCCTTCACtttctcctcctccaccaccaacATTTAATCTTGGAGACCCAAAAACTTGGATACCATATATCCCTCCATCCCCTTCTAAGAAccctcaaaatcaaaatccatag